One genomic segment of Bdellovibrionales bacterium includes these proteins:
- the nuoD gene encoding NADH dehydrogenase (quinone) subunit D, translating to MNIIEILRADLSKKFIDNTFEYSYVFGNNVLSLPKGQILSVLEHLKSSGRFDFLMQVAGADFPERKRRFEIVYELFSSKDFSRCRLKTQVGEDESIDSVISIWKCADWFEREIYDMYGVRFAGHPNLRRILVHHQFVGHPLRKDYPADRQQHCTEAMPIHFDNDDRYKDDGRDLVPLNIGPSHPATHGTLRVMAALDGEKVHRAGVELGYLHRCFEKMAETHPYNQVIPFTDRLNYCSAPMNNIGYCKAVEKMMNVEIPPRAQAMRIILAELSRIIDHLVCIGANAVDLGALTGFFHLFTYREKVYTLFEKLCGARLTVALTRIGGMAQDAPEGWFDEVWQFCREMRKGVDDLDILLTGNKIWIKRTRDVGAITAENAIEWGYTGPCLRAAGVSLDLRKATPYYGYETLDFQIPIGTNGDVFDRYLVRVAEMRESLKIIEQVAKNVPGGDYAVRDRGITLPEKKDVYGNIEGLMNHFMLVIKGLRPPVGEIYDATEAANGELGFWLISDGSANPYRLKVRPPCFAIYQSFVEQVTGGQVADVIAILGSQNLIACELDR from the coding sequence ATGAATATAATCGAAATTTTACGTGCGGATCTAAGTAAAAAATTTATCGATAACACTTTTGAATATTCCTATGTGTTCGGCAACAATGTGCTGAGCCTCCCTAAGGGTCAAATTTTGTCTGTCTTGGAGCATCTAAAGAGTTCAGGGCGTTTTGATTTTTTGATGCAAGTGGCTGGCGCTGACTTTCCTGAGCGCAAACGCCGATTCGAAATTGTTTACGAATTGTTTTCTTCCAAAGACTTCAGTCGTTGTCGACTGAAAACTCAGGTTGGCGAGGATGAGTCGATTGATTCAGTGATCTCGATTTGGAAGTGCGCCGATTGGTTTGAACGTGAAATTTACGATATGTATGGTGTGCGTTTTGCGGGCCACCCTAACCTTCGTCGTATTCTTGTTCATCACCAGTTTGTTGGACACCCTTTGCGCAAGGACTACCCAGCAGATAGACAGCAACATTGCACAGAGGCAATGCCCATTCATTTCGATAATGATGATCGCTACAAAGATGATGGTCGAGATTTGGTGCCTCTGAATATTGGACCTTCCCATCCCGCGACACATGGGACACTTCGGGTGATGGCGGCCTTGGACGGAGAAAAAGTTCACAGAGCCGGCGTTGAGTTAGGTTACCTTCACCGATGTTTTGAGAAGATGGCCGAAACTCATCCCTATAATCAAGTGATACCCTTCACAGATCGTCTCAATTACTGCTCGGCTCCGATGAACAATATCGGCTATTGTAAAGCTGTTGAAAAAATGATGAACGTGGAAATTCCACCTCGCGCTCAGGCGATGCGAATTATTTTGGCTGAATTGTCTCGCATCATTGATCACCTTGTTTGCATTGGGGCAAATGCGGTTGATTTGGGGGCTTTGACTGGTTTTTTTCATCTCTTTACCTATCGGGAAAAGGTCTATACACTTTTTGAAAAACTTTGTGGCGCTCGTTTGACGGTTGCACTGACTCGGATAGGTGGCATGGCCCAGGATGCCCCAGAGGGGTGGTTCGATGAGGTTTGGCAATTTTGCAGGGAGATGCGCAAAGGAGTGGATGATCTTGATATCCTCCTCACTGGGAATAAAATCTGGATCAAAAGAACCCGTGATGTGGGGGCGATAACGGCCGAGAATGCGATCGAATGGGGCTATACAGGGCCTTGTTTGCGTGCTGCAGGTGTCAGTCTGGATTTGCGCAAAGCGACTCCTTATTATGGCTACGAGACTCTTGATTTTCAAATTCCGATTGGGACAAATGGTGATGTCTTTGATCGATACTTGGTGCGGGTTGCCGAAATGCGGGAATCTCTGAAGATTATCGAGCAGGTGGCAAAAAATGTTCCGGGAGGCGATTACGCGGTCAGGGACAGGGGGATCACTCTCCCTGAGAAAAAAGATGTTTATGGGAACATCGAAGGTCTCATGAATCATTTTATGCTTGTTATCAAGGGACTGCGTCCTCCCGTTGGTGAGATCTACGATGCAACTGAAGCCGCGAACGGAGAGTTGGGATTTTGGCTCATCAGCGATGGAAGTGCCAATCCCTATCGGCTGAAGGTTCGTCCCCCTTGTTTTGCTATTTACCAATCGTTTGTTGAGCAGGTGACCGGTGGTCAGGTGGCTGATGTCATCGCCATATTGGGCAGTCAAAATCTAATCGCGTGTGAATTGGATCGCTAA
- a CDS encoding NAD(P)H-dependent oxidoreductase subunit E, whose protein sequence is MFELSKDGLEFVNKEMKRYETKRSAIIPCLFKIQEENGGWVSPESILYLAKIMDVPESWVHEVSSFYTMFNQEPVGRFHVQVCCNISCAMNGGRELADHLVKSLNIGEEGMSPEGRYTVTRVECLGSCGTAPMMQVNDDYHENLTPDKAVKILRELE, encoded by the coding sequence ATGTTTGAGCTTTCGAAGGATGGCCTTGAATTTGTTAATAAGGAAATGAAGCGATATGAGACAAAGCGATCGGCTATCATTCCTTGTCTTTTCAAAATCCAAGAAGAAAATGGTGGCTGGGTAAGTCCGGAGAGCATACTCTATCTGGCAAAAATAATGGATGTTCCTGAGTCTTGGGTTCACGAAGTATCGAGTTTTTATACAATGTTCAATCAGGAGCCCGTCGGTAGATTTCATGTGCAGGTCTGCTGCAATATCTCATGTGCGATGAATGGTGGACGTGAGTTGGCTGACCACTTGGTAAAGTCCCTGAATATCGGTGAGGAGGGGATGAGCCCAGAAGGGCGATATACAGTCACACGAGTTGAATGCCTCGGGTCTTGCGGGACAGCGCCCATGATGCAAGTCAATGACGACTACCACGAAAATCTCACCCCAGACAAAGCAGTTAAGATTCTGCGAGAATTGGAATGA
- the nuoF gene encoding NADH-quinone oxidoreductase subunit NuoF gives MMEIKLLTQHYDKDEFIGIQGYQKYGGYEVLSKVLKLNPKAIIDEVKASGLRGRGGAGFPTGMKWGFLPANGEERYLLCNADEGEPGTFKDREMLSRAPHQLIEGMIISAFAIGSKKSYVYIRGEYRMCIRTVEKAIAEAYKAGFLGKNILGSGFDHDLDVYSGAGAYICGEETGMISSLEGKKGQPKLKPPFPAVQGYLAKPTIVNNVETLAAVVPIMRDGAQAYRKFGTEKSPGTKLFSVSGNVKKPGVYEVALGYPLIDLINNECGGLISGRELKAVIPGGSSAPVLTAEEVRRATMDYECLQGMGSMLGSGAVIVIDDSNCMVDLLKVIMHFYHHESCGQCTPCREGTGWLHKIVSSIVNGEGRLQDIDLVLRVSQQMMGRTICALSDAAAMPAISFVNKFRDEFEFYVREGRSKVRGSLHAQM, from the coding sequence CTGATGGAAATCAAGCTTCTCACGCAACATTACGACAAAGATGAATTTATTGGGATCCAGGGCTATCAAAAATACGGTGGCTATGAGGTTCTATCAAAAGTTTTGAAGTTGAATCCCAAGGCTATCATTGACGAGGTAAAGGCGTCGGGTCTCAGAGGTCGAGGAGGGGCTGGTTTTCCCACGGGAATGAAATGGGGCTTTCTTCCTGCAAATGGAGAAGAGAGGTATTTGCTTTGTAATGCAGACGAAGGGGAACCTGGTACTTTTAAAGATCGGGAAATGTTGTCAAGAGCTCCCCACCAGTTGATTGAGGGCATGATCATTTCCGCATTCGCCATTGGCTCAAAGAAATCCTATGTGTATATCCGCGGCGAATACCGAATGTGTATTCGAACTGTTGAAAAGGCAATAGCAGAAGCCTATAAAGCGGGATTTTTGGGTAAAAATATTTTGGGCTCTGGTTTTGATCATGACTTAGATGTGTATTCCGGAGCTGGTGCTTATATTTGCGGAGAAGAAACAGGAATGATTTCTTCTCTTGAAGGTAAGAAGGGCCAACCAAAATTGAAACCCCCATTCCCAGCGGTTCAGGGTTATTTAGCTAAGCCAACGATAGTCAACAATGTTGAGACTCTGGCGGCGGTGGTTCCGATCATGAGAGATGGGGCTCAGGCTTATCGGAAATTTGGAACTGAAAAGTCTCCGGGAACGAAGTTATTTTCTGTCAGCGGAAATGTGAAAAAACCGGGCGTTTACGAGGTTGCTTTAGGATATCCCTTGATCGATTTAATCAATAATGAATGTGGTGGCTTGATTTCTGGTCGAGAATTGAAGGCCGTCATTCCAGGTGGGTCCTCTGCTCCGGTGCTAACAGCTGAAGAAGTGCGGCGGGCAACCATGGACTACGAATGTCTGCAAGGCATGGGATCAATGTTAGGTTCAGGTGCCGTCATCGTAATCGATGATTCAAACTGCATGGTTGATCTGCTCAAAGTCATTATGCACTTTTATCATCACGAATCCTGTGGTCAGTGCACTCCCTGCCGCGAGGGAACAGGCTGGCTTCATAAGATTGTGAGTAGCATTGTCAATGGTGAGGGGCGCTTGCAAGACATTGATCTTGTATTGAGAGTGTCACAACAGATGATGGGACGAACAATTTGCGCTTTGAGTGACGCGGCGGCAATGCCCGCGATCAGCTTTGTTAATAAATTTCGGGACGAATTTGAATTTTATGTCCGGGAAGGGCGTTCGAAAGTAAGAGGTTCACTCCATGCCCAAATGTAA